A window from Corvus cornix cornix isolate S_Up_H32 chromosome 8, ASM73873v5, whole genome shotgun sequence encodes these proteins:
- the MRPL37 gene encoding 39S ribosomal protein L37, mitochondrial — MAVGPMALRRAVAAARGLTRGFVTRAGRPRHRAPVPRTPWTVRGPPPEVLAEMAERRPVREQVELDTITYAGRLHYMPGLARPRFPAWDRGWRDPWHSPGPRYEEMPLYKERGCYICHQGVRMLEGVRQAQWLTKTKLVEGLPPAVQGIVDDPVHGLQELEERAKHAVSHARLWDTAEVAPRREQYCPVLFENLMHICRLMSGKYPSLSKRMLARNCRIAATWERESILLQVRGLSGILMNSMTPIPPVASKEEILATKEHVLETFYPIAPTIDLQEVNVYKELNDTGFADGYPYSHPHTLFFLESANVRTDRFRPEQLRAKMLMFAFGNALAKAKALHGSDPRVLEQPVVVQSIGTDGQLFQFMVFQLNTTDLVSSDGVKNLVWIDSDQNLYEKAQCVPEVKKRVVTKPAGISGFQPDTFKKFLALYLHGTV, encoded by the exons atggcgGTGGGGCCGATGGCGCTGAGgcgggcggtggcggcggcgcggggcctCACCCGTGGCTTCGTCACCCgcgcggggcggccccgccaCCGCGCGCCGGTGCCGCGCACGCCCTGGACCGTGCGCGGGCCGCCGCCGGAGGTGCTGGCGGAGATGGCGGAGCGGCGGCCGGTGCGGGAGCAGGTGGAGCTGGACACCATCACATACGCGGGACGGCTGCATTACATgcccggcctggcccggccGCGCTTCCCGGCCTGGGACCGCGGCTGGCGTGACCCCTGGCACTCGCCGGGGCCGCGCTACGAGGAGATGCCGCTGTACAAGGAGCGCGGGTGCTACATCTGCCATCAGGGTGTCCGCATGCTGGAAG GAGTGCGGCAGGCGCAGTGGCTCACCAAGACGAAGCTGGTGGAAGGTTTGCCCCCAGCCGTGCAGGGCATTGTGGATGACCCGGTACACGGGCTCCAGGAGCTCGAGGAGAGGGCGAAACACGCGGTGTCCCACGCGCGGCTCTGGGACACGGCAGAAGTTGCTCCCAGGAGGGAACAATATTG cCCAGTGCTGTTTGAAAACCTGATGCATATATGCCGGTTAATGTCTGGGAAGTATCCTTCTCTGAGTAAAAGGATGTTGGCTAGAAACTGCAGGATAGCAGCTACGTGGGAAAGAG AATCCATCCTCCTTCAGGTCCGTGGCCTGAGTGGAATACTCATGAACTCTATGACCCCAATACCACCAGTAGCCTCCAAGGAGGAGATACTGGCCACCAAAGAACATGTTCTGGAGACCTTCTATCCCATTGCACCTACAATCGATCTTCAGGAGGTGAATGTGTACAAAGAGCTCAATGATACAG GTTTTGCAGATGGTTATCCTTACTCTCATCCTCACACCCTGTTCTTCCTGGAGTCGGCCAACGTTCGCACTGACAGGTTCAGACCAGAACAGCTCCGTGCTAAAATGCTGATGTTTGCTTTTGGCAACGCGCTGGCCAAGGCCAAGGCGCTCCACGGG AGTGATCCCAGGGTTTTGGAGCAGCCAGTAGTGGTGCAAAGCATTGGCACAGATGGCCAGCTCTTCCAGTTCATGGTGTTCCAGTTAAATACAACAGACCTTGTCTCTAGTGATGGTGTGAAAAATCTAGTCTGGATTGACTCTGATCAGAACCTGTATGAGAAAGCCCAGTGTGTCCCAGAAGTCAAGAAGAGAGTTGTTACG aagccCGCTGGAATTTCTGGCTTTCAGCCAGACACATTCAAGAAGTTTCTGGCACTATATCTGCATGGAACTGTGTGA